Sequence from the Equus asinus isolate D_3611 breed Donkey chromosome 5, EquAss-T2T_v2, whole genome shotgun sequence genome:
AAGCCCCCTGGTGTGTAAGAGACTTGGGTGGGGGTTGTGAGAGCCCCAGGGATGAAGAGACTATGGTTTGGGAAGCATCAGGGGCTCTCACAGCAGGATGACACCACGGGGctcccagaaaaagaagaaaatgtgttaGGGGTGGTCCGTGGTCAGACCCCAAGAGCACCACTGTTTGGGCCTCAGGCTGTGTGGGCTGACGCAGAAAGACTGCTTCTGCTGTGTGGGCACcaaggaggctcagagaaatgcCTCGGGCTTTGAAGTggggagaagaaaatatattcctGTAAAAGCGTCATTTGCGTGCAGTTAGATTGCACTGGACAGGAAATGCGAGTGAATGCCGTGACCCACTTAATATGCATGTGCGTGCAGTCTGAAATTCTCACTATAGTAAAATTAGGTTGTCGCTCTCGAGTGACTCCATGAGAGGACGTGGTCAGGGAGGGGTGCTTCATAACCCCTTGCAGGCTTTGGAATATGAGGGCTTtcccactcccctctcctctggtCCTCACCACCACGGCAAGGCAGGCATCGTGACCCTTTTCACaggggaggaaatggaggctggaAGAGGTCCAGTGAGTGGCTGAGCTGGTAGGAGGCAGAGTCGGGATGTGAACCAGTAAATCATTAGACTCTAGAGCTCGTAGGCAACAGACCCGGGGCTGGAACCCTGTCTCTTGCTTCCTGGCCCAGTGCTCTTTCATCCTTCAGTGGGAGACACAGGAAGACAAGCTGAGGACCTGGGGCCCCGTCCTGACACCCTAGATAGAGGTGACCAAACGGTCTTGGCCCTCCTTTGGGTCCTTGGGTACTTTTGGGCCAGTAGATCTCAGTAAAGACCATTTTGAATCACCAGAATGCCAGAGAAGGGGGCTTTTATTTTGATCCTTTTCCTTCCAAAAGTAGGGTTACTAGATAAAATACAGGGCAtccacttaaatttaaatttcaagtaATGAAGTTTTTTTAGTATGTCTCGAATATCACATGAGAAATacacatactaaaaaaattattttttgttaaagttattccttgtttatctgaaatttaattcaaaattaacTGGTCATCCTGTTaattatcatttttctatttgcaAGATCTGGCAACCCTCCCCAAGAGGCTCCTTGGCCCACTTACAGAGAGAGCCTGGCCCCCTTGGTAGACAGGGGAGGCGCCCTTGCCAGCCCACAAAAGACCCCATTGTAGCCTCCCTCAGGGTGGTGAGCGCCCGCTGGCCCTCCATTCCCACAATGTCAGGGGTCGGTCAAGTGAACAGAGACCCTCTGCCCTATGGAGAAATGCCAGGAGCATCTTTCTAAAAAAAGTGAAGTTTTGCCTCACCTGGCTCCCTGTTACCTATGGAAAATGCTTGGTACGTCGTTTCCACAGTTCAGGCGTTCTGTCGTCTTAGGCCTATGTTCAGGAGAggctggggcggggctgggaAACTTGCCCCTTTTCCCTTGCTAGAGCCCCAAGGCCCCcgcctgctcccctccctcctggagCCACCACCACCCACACTGCCTCTGGAGGGTCTTCTCCGCCAGTCCTCTCAGCTGCCTCTGAGCACAAAACCACAGATGTTTCTTGTATTCGAAAAGTTTTTTACTTCCATGGGGAAACATTTGCTGGATGAGAAAAGTATCCAAGGGAAAGTGACAAGGATTCTTTCAGAAAGTTCTGAGAGTCGTGGTCCCTGCCCTGCAGTTCTTGGCTCATTTGGACTTCTGACTTCTTTGCTCCCCCTTGAAGCTGGATCCTGGCCCCACACATCCCCTTTGACGGCTTCAGACCAATAACCAACTAGATTCTGGGGCTTGCTTGCCTTAAGTGTGCCATCAGAGGACATCAGTCAGCGTGGTCCCAGTTACGTGGCTGCTGCACAGGACTTCCCGATACTGCCTCCTTCTTCCTTGTATATATAGATGAAAAATAGGTCAAAGcaactccctctccccaccctcctcctagCTGTGCCCAGGCCATAAACACAAGAGCTTGTGTGAAGTCAGTCCACTGGGACGCATGGCTCACAAAGATGGTTTTACCCAACACAGGCCCCAGCACCAGTGGACCAGGCCCTTTGGTGACAACGAGCCACACAGAAGTGCCTGCTGTGACTCCAGGAGTCAGAACAAGCTCAGAGGGAGCCTTCCAGACCACTGACCTTGCTGAGACCTCTGTGCCAAGCCACATCCCTCTGGAAAGTCATCAAACCCTGAGCACCCAGACCTCTCACAGTACCTTAATCCCAGGCAGCACCATTTCAGAAGCAGAGACCACGGAAACCAGGACCATTAGTCTTGCAGCAGAGACCAGGGCCCTCACAAAAAGAACACCTTCCAAATTCATGGTCGTGATGACCCCTCCTATGGAGACAACAGCCACAAGCGACAACCCCACGAGAACTGGAATGACCACAGTGCAGATTGTTACAGGCAGTGATCTCTTGGAAGCAGCCTTTGACACCCTTTGTACTGATGACAGCTCTGAAGAGGCAAAGAGGATCAGAACTAGTGCCTTGACATTGGCTCAGATCCTCACAGAAGCCAAGGCCCTTACGTTGGAGAGCAGCACCTCCTCTGACAGCTCAGTTCCAGCCATCACCACCTCACAAGTCCTGGCACCTCATGTCACTGCTCCGGCGAAAGCCTTGGTTGCCTCCACCATCTCTGACATTGAGGTTACCAATGGCAGCGTTATGGAAACGGAAACAACTGCCAGCATCCCTAAGACCTCAGACACAGCTTACAGCCCCGCAGGAGGAAAGGCCCTGTCCACTCCTGAGGTGTCAGCTTTGCCCGACCCCACGGAAGCGAAATCACACCTCACCGAGACCACAACCTCGGCGGAGGCCTCGTCTACCGCCAGCACCGCAGAATCGGCCACACATGAGACCACAGTTGAGACCCCACTCCCTGCTACTAGCaccacagaaagagaaacaacAGCAGCTGAGGCCACCACCCCTAGTGGAACTTGGGCGACTGTCAGCGTGAACCCTGTGGAAGAAGTCTCAGCCCTCTCTGCTGAGACGACAAGCCACACTGAGGTCCCAGGAGCATTTACAGTCTCCACAGAGGCTGGGTCGACAGTGGGCAAAGGGACTTCCCTTGCTACGGTCTACAGCCTCTCCGAAGGAATTACCATCAAGAGCTCCACCCGCTCAGAGACTTCCACCACAGACAGCAGGACCAACGGGCCCATCCCCGACTGCACGAGGCCTCTTCCTTCTGTCCATCCGACTACAGCCGACAGCAGCCAAGAAGAAAACACCACCTTAGCCAAGACCACAGCCTCAGCGAAGACCTTGAAGACAGCCAGCACAACCAGAGGGCAGCCCCCAAAAGCCGCGCCCACTACTGCTCAGACAAGGGGGACCACAGAAGTTCCTGCAAGTAAGTGGCTCCCCCATGTGTGATCTTTGGGGTTTGGGGTTTGGAGTCTCCAGGATGTCTACATGCttaaggaacagaaaggaaagaagggtcTGGATGACTATTCTGAGCCCTGTCTCTGATGTCGCCTCTTCATGATCTTCTAGTGGTTCTTCCCAAAACGAGTAAGAAGCAGAGTGAGGGTGGCGTATGAAGGGAGCGCGGGCTGCAAGTTTGGAGAAATAGTTTGAGATCTTGGCTCTGCCCGCAACAAGCTGAGCGACCTAGGACAggtccctttccctctctgggcctcagtttctccaccagTAGCTGGAGGGGGTGCAGTGGACAGCAATGAggtccctcccagctctgcccttctaTGAAGTTAACTGTTGAGTAACTACTGTGCGCCAGGCAAGGCCCCTAGTTTTGTTTAAAAGACACAGCCCTCGTGCTCTGGAAGCCTCTGTTTCAGCCAGAGCCACACAGAGGGGCCCCATGTGGGCGTCTGGCCCAAGTTGCTGCCTTCTGAGCAGCTAGGACCCCATGAAAGGGCGGCTCACTGGATGTCCTTGCTGGGTTTGGTGCCATAGAGGGTGactgaaaataaataagcaaCCTGGGCGAAGGTTTGGGACTTTAAAGCTGCGTCTCTGAGACAACAGACGGTTCTCGGGGAAGAAGTCCCCTGTCAGAGGCTGCTTGGTCAGCCCAGCTCCTGGTCAGCCTGTAACCTCCGTCCCCGCTTCCATCGCTCTGTCCTTGTACCTCATCCCTGCCATAGCCGCAGCTTGCCCTGCCTTTCTGGGgaggtgaaataaaaatattaatcacTACCACCTTACCGAGTATCTTttgtattccaggcagaggggatataaaaatatttcacaaccAGGAAGCACTGGCACCAGCTGAATGTTCTCTCTGATGCCAGGCAGTGTCCTATGAATCTAGCATGTGATATCTCCTCTGATTAAATCTTCCAAACCACCTTATGAGGTGGCTGTTATCACCCATCTGACAGCTGAGGAAGCAGATTTAAAGATGGTAAAAGACGGCTGTGGGATCCCAAATGAAGGtctgattctaaaacttataGTCTCctattgtgcttttatttttaaaagttcaattattaatatatttttattttaaaatgcttttctttattatttgttgaTTAGGTGATACACTGACATGATTTAAAATTCAATAGGTAAAAAGGGTACCCCATACAAGGCCTTCCTCCCACTGCGGTCCCCCAACTACCCAGTTTCCTCACGCACATAACCGAGGGTATCACTTTCTTGTGAATCGTCTTCTGGACGTGAAATATGCATTTGGAAGCATAAAAAGGAGGATGGTAGATATAGGTGTAGATAGATGTCTTTCCTCCTTTTTACACAGGTGGAGCATATGATAAACACAGATCTCTGAGATGAAgccactcttttttatggctgctcagtattccattttgttttaccttaattaatttttttatttgaggaagattagccctgagctaacatctgctgccaatcctcctctttttgctgaggaagactggccctgagctaatatccgtgcccatcttcctctactttatatgtgggatgcctgccacagcatggcgtgccaagtggtccatgcccacacccgggatctgaactggtgaaccccaggtcgctgaagcagaacctgcgcacttaaccgctgtgccaccaggccggctcctacCTTAATTAATTTAACCAGCCCTCTatggatggacatttaggttgttttcagtattttgttatgacaaaCAGTGTTGCATAAATAGTACATTTTTCACATGTGTGTTATTTTCCGGATCAATTCTACTGATGTTCTAATAGGAAGAAATGACTCCAAGGTGGCAGGTAAAGGCAGGCCAATTAGAGCTCAACAAAACGGAGAACTTGCCTACAGAGCTGCTAAGTCAGGATGGCTTCCAACTTAGAACTGGAAGAATTGGCTGAGGGCATCCCTCAGAAAGCCAGCCTCTCTCCATCATTCTCCCCAGCTGGGCCCTTTCCCAACAGCCCTATCCAGGACCTCCAGGCCTTGAGAACGTTCTAGAtccactttcatttctccttcctcaCACTAGACTTTTGGCTTCTCTGAATGTGAATGGAGCCTTTAACCATCATTTCCCTCACTCTTGTTGGGAAGACACTACACTGGGCCCGATTATTGGAGAGGGAATCCAGCGAATCCTCCTTCTCTTTGCAGTAAGTGTGAGATCCCACATGAACACAGACACATTTACACATGAGAGCGAGCACGTATATACAgaggggggctgggggctgggtagCAGAGTCACGTCTTGCTTCCTGAACTGACTTACCCATATTTTCATCTTCCTACTGTTCTTAACTTGCAGGTGGGGATGGAGGCTTCCTCCTCCTGCGGCTAAGCGTGGCCTCCCCAGAAGACCTCACTGAGCCCAGAGTGGCAGAGAGGCTGATGCAGCAGGTGAGTGGGCGCTTCCTGGGCCAGGGGAGTGGAGGAGAGTGAGAGGTTCCTGGAGACCCCAGGGAAGATCTGCAGGATGAAGAGGAGCAGCTGCTGCGCTTGGGCGGGGTCTAGTTTCTCTCTGGGTGTTAGGAGCTAAATCTAAGGAGCCCTGCCTGACATTTCCTGAGTTCTGAATTTACCTTCTCTGCTTTGTAAAAAATTCTTCCCCTCATTCCCAAGGTCCTCAGGCCCTAGGAAGTTCAGGCCTTCTGGTCCCTGGGAGAAGGTCAATGATATTAATGGGCAGATAGGCAGGATTTttggttgcaaatggcagaaatcAACTCAATGTAGCTTACACAGAAAAAGCAAGATATTGGCTGAGAAACCTAGAAGTGGCTGTTTCAACTTCAGTTGTGGCTGGATCCAGCAGCTCAACCATGATCAtcaggattttctctttctctccctccctcagctccaCTCCCTTCGTTCTTCAGAGTCTCTCTCCATATGTAAGGAAAGATGGCTGTGACAACCCTAGATTCGCAAGGCACTTCCCTGTCCCAAGATCTGCATATCAAACTAGGGAAAGACTGATCTCACTGGCCTGTAGGGGCCCCCATGACTGACAGCCTGACCTGACCCACATGGAATGGGAAGGACAGGCCCCAAAGGAAATAGGGATGTTAGGCAGAAAAATCCCATGGGTGTACGCTCTAGATGGGTACCAAAATTGGGATGTATTTGTACAACAGGTTGGGAAAATTCTCCTAAAACCCAGATCACCGGACACAGCTTACAGTGGTGAAATTCAGGAATCAGGGCTTTGGGGGATGGTGCGAACCAATGGAAGGTTAGAATAAGCCAGCTCAGCCTAGCTCCTGTGCCCACATCTTGCTGCCAGGGGTGAGAAAACAGAAGATCTGGGCTCTTGAAGTTCTCTTAGTGGAAGGGGGGTCCACTGGGACTCCCATAATAAGGAGTTCTCTGAACACAGCATAGGGGTTTTGAAGTAGGAcagccaaatataggacaaataCCCACTGCACATGATGACTAAAGTAGCAAGTGTGAATCCTAACCTAAGAGAGAAGCCAGGCTTGTGTCAGATCCGAGCCCCCCCAACTGGAAGCTATTTCAGGGGTCAGAAAGAAGCCAGGGAGATAGAAGCGGGTCAGGAGCTGAGGTGCAGAAACCAGGCCATGTGGGTGCCGGGCATCAGTTCTTCTTGGGCGCTGGCCACTGGCGTAGGGCTCAGGGGTCAGAGAAACAATAAGCTTTGGAGCCAGATAGATCTGGGTGTGAAGTCCAGTTCCtaactgtatgaccttgggtaagtgaCTCCATAGCACTTTCCTCCCTTATAAAGTGAGGCTAATACTACCTGCTTTATAGGGTTACTGTGCGGTAATTCTACGACATAATGTGCATGAAGCACCCAGCCCTTGCCCAGCCCCCAGGAGGCTCAGGAAGTGCTGCTGGCCTCCTCATTCCTTCTCTCCTATGGTCCTTTCCTGTCCTTGGCCTGTGGTGAGCTCATGGGCCAGATGCGCTGGAGGTACCACCTGTTCCTTTTGCCCTCCAGCTCCTCCATGAACTGCACATCCACATGCCACACAGCCAAGTCTCCCTGCTGCGCATCAGGAGGGGCTGAAGAAGACCAGCTGCAGCCAGGCGTGCCCACGTGCCAAAGGGGGGACCTAGGGCCTAGGCCCCACCGCAGGCTGGAGCCACGTTACTGTGCCGAGATGCACCTGGAAGGTTCCCACAGAGGTCAACTGACCTAAGCTCTTACCCCAGACCTGGCAGCCGGACCCTGGCTCACATAGGCCTGAGTGcatgtgggtggggagggggccttCCCAGTTCCAGAGGTGTCCTTGGACTTCCCACAGCACACGTGTTGTGTTTAAGTAAAGAGTGACCTGATCACCTACCTGTCACTTGCTGCATGCTTCCATCCGACGTTAAAATCACATTCAGTGTGGCCTGGAGGTTATCTATTTCACCTGTACATTTCTTGACATTTTATGACACAAGGATTTTGTGCATCCTCACTGCTACCTCCCTCCTTCGTGCTCCCTGGCTGTTGGTTTGCACCTTGATGACAGCGCTGACTGAGGCTGGCCTGGAGCCTGCTGAACTGTGAGCTCCTTCAGATCAGGGACCCTATTTGTATCTCGGTGTCCCTTGAATGTAGGAGGGTGCCTGGCCTGTAGTAAGATCACAGAGAATGTTTGCTGAGTTGACTTGCGTTTCAAATTCTGGATGCaagcagatttaaaagaaggTCTGTAATACTCAATTATTCCTCCCCCATAGCTCAAActcatgttattattttttttaaattaaaagtggcatatttttttctattgtaaaaGTAAAACTTGCCCgagattttaaaattctgaaaaattcaaaaggaccaagaaaaaaaaaaagaaataggaagaggaggggaagagaaagaaaaaaaatttctaatatcCCACCTCTGAAATACAGCCATTGTTAATGTATATATTCAACCTCTCCACTTGGTCTAAGAGATACCCCATATTCAACATTTCCAAAATCAAAGCTCTAATCTTTTCCCCTAAACCTGCTCTGCCTGCATCTTCCTCATCTCAGTTAATGCCAGTTGCATCCTtcagttgctcaagccaaaatCCTTGGaaccctc
This genomic interval carries:
- the MUC20 gene encoding mucin-20, which gives rise to MVAGSPARMGSLWGLLLPLFFFCWEAGAPRSSAGPSTSGPGPLVTTSHTEVPAVTPGVRTSSEGAFQTTDLAETSVPSHIPLESHQTLSTQTSHSTLIPGSTISEAETTETRTISLAAETRALTKRTPSKFMVVMTPPMETTATSDNPTRTGMTTVQIVTGSDLLEAAFDTLCTDDSSEEAKRIRTSALTLAQILTEAKALTLESSTSSDSSVPAITTSQVLAPHVTAPAKALVASTISDIEVTNGSVMETETTASIPKTSDTAYSPAGGKALSTPEVSALPDPTEAKSHLTETTTSAEASSTASTAESATHETTVETPLPATSTTERETTAAEATTPSGTWATVSVNPVEEVSALSAETTSHTEVPGAFTVSTEAGSTVGKGTSLATVYSLSEGITIKSSTRSETSTTDSRTNGPIPDCTRPLPSVHPTTADSSQEENTTLAKTTASAKTLKTASTTRGQPPKAAPTTAQTRGTTEVPASGDGGFLLLRLSVASPEDLTEPRVAERLMQQLLHELHIHMPHSQVSLLRIRRG